One segment of Armatimonadota bacterium DNA contains the following:
- a CDS encoding phosphopentomutase yields the protein MVPTTGRAVVLVLDSAGVGGAPDAAAYGDEGSATLPHVAEVAGPLRLPHLERLGLGRIVPLRGVAPVPHPAAAFGRLQERSAGKDSTTGHWELMGVILERPFPTYPDGFPAEVIRAVEAAIGRPVLGNRPASGTAIIEELGAEHLRTGAPIVYTSADSVFQIAAHEDIVPVETLYRWCEVARGILQGPHTVSRVIARPFVGTPGAFRRTDRRRDFSLAPVAPTVLDALAARGVPVWAVGKVWDLFAGRGITRHVPTHDDLDGLARLAEALRSLEAGCCVANVVDLDTLYGHRNDPEGYARQLERIDAALGPVLAALRPGDLFILTADHGNDPTTPSTDHSRELVPVLAVGPGLPAGTDLGVRRTFADVAATVARHLGVPWDGPGEPFSEEGRR from the coding sequence ATGGTCCCGACGACCGGCCGCGCAGTGGTCCTCGTGCTGGACAGCGCGGGCGTGGGCGGGGCGCCGGACGCCGCCGCCTACGGGGACGAGGGGAGCGCCACGCTGCCCCACGTTGCCGAGGTCGCCGGTCCGCTCCGCCTGCCCCACCTGGAGCGCCTGGGGCTGGGGCGCATCGTGCCGCTGCGCGGTGTGGCCCCGGTGCCGCACCCCGCCGCCGCCTTCGGCCGGCTGCAGGAGCGCTCCGCCGGGAAGGACTCCACCACCGGCCACTGGGAGCTCATGGGGGTGATCCTGGAGCGCCCCTTCCCCACCTATCCCGACGGCTTCCCGGCCGAGGTCATCCGCGCCGTCGAGGCGGCCATCGGCCGTCCGGTGCTGGGCAACCGGCCGGCCTCCGGCACGGCCATCATCGAGGAGCTCGGCGCCGAGCACCTGCGCACCGGGGCGCCCATCGTCTACACTTCCGCCGACAGCGTCTTCCAGATCGCCGCCCACGAGGACATCGTCCCGGTGGAGACGCTCTACCGGTGGTGCGAGGTGGCCCGCGGAATCCTGCAGGGGCCGCATACCGTCAGCCGAGTGATCGCGCGCCCCTTCGTCGGGACCCCGGGCGCCTTCCGCCGCACCGATCGGCGGCGGGACTTCTCCCTGGCGCCGGTGGCGCCCACGGTGCTCGACGCCCTGGCCGCGCGCGGGGTCCCGGTGTGGGCGGTGGGCAAGGTGTGGGACCTCTTCGCCGGGCGCGGCATCACCCGGCACGTCCCCACCCACGACGACCTGGACGGCCTGGCCCGCCTGGCCGAGGCGCTCCGCTCGCTGGAGGCGGGCTGCTGCGTCGCCAACGTCGTCGACCTCGACACCCTCTACGGGCACCGCAACGACCCCGAGGGGTACGCCCGGCAGCTGGAGCGCATCGACGCCGCCCTCGGCCCGGTCCTGGCGGCGCTGCGGCCGGGGGACCTCTTCATCCTGACGGCCGACCACGGCAACGACCCCACCACACCCTCCACCGACCACTCCCGCGAGCTGGTGCCGGTGCTGGCGGTGGGGCCGGGGCTGCCGGCAGGGACCGATCTCGGCGTGCGCCGAACGTTTGCGGACGTGGCTGCCACCGTCGCCCGCCACCTGGGCGTGCCGTGGGACGGGCCGGGGGAACCCTTCAGCGAGGAGGGACGGCGATGA
- a CDS encoding purine-nucleoside phosphorylase: MSAREWPAWAPRVEEAVRGVRGRSRTQPALAIILGSGLGALADVIEREATIPYADIPHFPRSTVAGHSGHLVLGTLEGKRVVAMQGRVHYYEGYTMGEVIFPVRVMRALGAGTLLVSNAAGGLNRQWAAGDLMVITDHINAMGTNPLIGPHEEAFGPRFPDLSRPYDPALVQLAERAAVEEQILLRRGVYVAVSGPSYETPAELRMLARWGADAVGMSTVPEVIAARQMGMRVLGLTAITDMATGEVVEPVTHEQVIAVAREVEPKFIRLVRRIVREMPL, from the coding sequence ATGAGCGCACGGGAGTGGCCGGCATGGGCGCCGCGCGTCGAGGAGGCGGTGCGCGGCGTGCGCGGCCGCAGCCGCACACAGCCCGCCCTGGCCATCATCCTCGGCTCGGGGCTCGGCGCGCTGGCCGACGTGATCGAGCGCGAGGCCACCATCCCCTACGCCGACATCCCCCACTTCCCGCGCAGCACCGTGGCCGGCCACAGCGGCCACCTGGTGCTGGGGACGCTGGAGGGGAAGCGCGTCGTGGCCATGCAGGGGCGCGTCCACTACTACGAAGGGTACACCATGGGCGAGGTGATCTTCCCCGTCCGGGTGATGCGCGCGCTCGGCGCCGGCACGCTGCTGGTGAGCAACGCGGCGGGCGGGCTCAACCGGCAATGGGCGGCGGGGGACCTCATGGTCATCACCGACCACATCAACGCCATGGGCACGAACCCGCTCATCGGTCCCCACGAGGAGGCGTTCGGCCCGCGCTTCCCCGACCTCTCCCGACCCTACGACCCGGCGCTGGTGCAGCTGGCCGAGCGCGCGGCCGTGGAGGAGCAGATCCTGCTGCGCCGCGGCGTGTACGTGGCGGTCTCCGGGCCGTCCTACGAGACGCCGGCGGAACTGCGCATGCTGGCCCGGTGGGGCGCCGACGCCGTGGGGATGTCCACGGTGCCCGAGGTCATCGCGGCCCGACAGATGGGCATGCGGGTGCTGGGCCTGACCGCCATCACCGACATGGCCACGGGGGAGGTGGTGGAACCGGTGACCCACGAGCAGGTCATCGCCGTGGCCCGGGAGGTGGAGCCGAAGTTCATCCGCCTGGTCCGCCGGATCGTGCGGGAGATGCCGCTCTGA
- a CDS encoding class I SAM-dependent methyltransferase, whose product MRPRPHPGHGHTPFPPDFTADLQAPRQWPDLAGTAWRAPHLVAPTFGDLWRLVDALVGAPPQRVLDAGCGTGQFALELARRGHHVVGIDRDRARIAVARRTAAADPQAVRRGPLTYAAGDLAALRLEALRVQAPFDVVLCCRVLHHVPDLDAALRAIARVLRPGGRLVALEFAYDRFDRRCAAWLYQMRRAAQLAGLLPPPFPPDGSPAEAVARLQQEWMARYAGRMRLHPWPRVHRALRSRFRQEHLAWHPYLHWRLIEPLEGGPARAETEAAFARFVADTERYLVEAGDLPGLLCAYVGRPLLRRTPRPVADRVRSLRLRRCRPGAGDAARP is encoded by the coding sequence GTGCGCCCGCGCCCGCACCCCGGGCACGGGCACACGCCCTTCCCGCCGGACTTCACCGCCGACCTGCAGGCGCCGCGACAGTGGCCCGACCTCGCCGGCACCGCCTGGCGCGCGCCCCACCTGGTGGCGCCCACCTTCGGGGACCTGTGGCGCCTGGTGGACGCGCTGGTGGGCGCCCCGCCGCAGCGGGTGCTGGACGCGGGGTGCGGGACGGGGCAGTTCGCCCTGGAGCTGGCGCGCCGCGGCCACCACGTGGTGGGGATCGACCGGGACCGCGCGCGCATCGCCGTGGCCCGCCGGACGGCGGCCGCCGACCCCCAGGCGGTGCGGCGCGGCCCGCTGACCTACGCGGCGGGCGACCTGGCCGCCCTGCGCCTGGAGGCGCTGCGCGTGCAGGCCCCCTTCGACGTCGTGCTCTGCTGCCGCGTCCTGCACCACGTCCCGGACCTGGACGCGGCGCTCCGGGCCATCGCGCGGGTGCTGCGGCCCGGGGGGCGGCTGGTGGCGCTGGAGTTCGCCTACGACCGCTTCGACCGGCGCTGCGCCGCCTGGCTCTACCAGATGCGGCGGGCGGCGCAGCTGGCCGGTCTGCTCCCGCCGCCCTTCCCCCCGGACGGCTCGCCGGCTGAGGCGGTGGCCCGCCTCCAGCAGGAGTGGATGGCGAGGTACGCCGGCAGGATGCGGCTGCACCCCTGGCCCCGGGTGCACCGGGCGCTCCGGTCCCGCTTCCGGCAGGAGCACCTGGCCTGGCACCCCTATCTGCACTGGCGCCTGATCGAGCCCCTCGAGGGCGGCCCGGCCAGGGCGGAGACGGAGGCGGCCTTTGCGCGCTTCGTCGCCGACACGGAGCGCTACCTGGTGGAGGCGGGGGACCTGCCCGGCCTGCTCTGCGCGTACGTGGGCCGACCGCTCCTCCGCCGCACCCCTCGGCCGGTCGCCGACCGCGTCCGCTCCCTCCGCCTGCGGCGGTGCCGCCCTGGTGCCGGCGACGCCGCCCGCCCCTGA
- a CDS encoding pyrimidine-nucleoside phosphorylase: protein MRAYDLILRKRNGGTLAPEEIEALLQGFLRGEVPDYQMSAFLMAVYFQGMTPEETAALTMAMVRSGEVVDLREIPGVKVDKHSTGGVGDKTSLVLVPLVAAAGVLVPKLSGRSLGHTGGTLDKLEAIPGLSTALSREAFVRQVVQVGCAIAGQTADLVPADKRLYALRDVTATVDSVPLIASSVMSKKIAGGAEAIVLDVKTGSGAFMKTVDGARALAEAMVAIGAQVGRRTVAVISDMDQPLGRAVGNAVEVEEAIATLRDEGPPDLTELCLTLGAEMLVLGGAAPDRQAARARLEARLRDGSALDRFRRMVEAQGGDPRVVDDPTRLPQAALLLPVEAPHGGVVAAIDAEAVGLAAMALGAGRARQEDAIDPAVGVRLQRKVGEHVAAGDALATVLANDAARAPAARRRLLAAYRIADAAPPARPLIHGRVEAPPRP from the coding sequence ATGCGCGCCTACGACCTGATCCTGCGCAAGCGCAACGGCGGGACCCTCGCGCCCGAGGAGATCGAGGCCCTCCTCCAGGGGTTCCTGCGCGGCGAGGTCCCCGACTACCAGATGAGCGCCTTCCTCATGGCCGTCTACTTCCAGGGGATGACGCCGGAGGAGACCGCCGCGCTCACCATGGCCATGGTGCGCTCGGGCGAGGTGGTGGACCTCCGGGAGATCCCCGGAGTGAAGGTGGACAAGCACAGCACCGGCGGGGTGGGGGACAAGACCTCCCTGGTGCTGGTGCCGCTCGTCGCCGCGGCCGGCGTCCTGGTGCCCAAGCTCTCCGGCCGCAGCCTCGGCCACACCGGCGGCACCCTGGACAAGCTCGAGGCCATCCCCGGCCTGTCGACGGCGCTCTCGCGGGAGGCGTTCGTGCGCCAGGTCGTGCAGGTGGGCTGCGCCATCGCCGGCCAGACCGCCGACCTGGTCCCCGCCGACAAGCGCCTGTACGCGCTGCGCGACGTCACCGCCACGGTGGACAGCGTGCCGCTCATCGCCTCCAGCGTGATGAGCAAGAAGATCGCCGGCGGGGCCGAGGCTATCGTCCTCGACGTGAAAACCGGCTCGGGCGCCTTCATGAAGACGGTGGACGGCGCGCGGGCGCTCGCCGAGGCCATGGTGGCCATCGGGGCGCAGGTGGGGCGCCGGACGGTGGCGGTGATCAGCGACATGGACCAGCCGCTGGGGCGGGCCGTGGGCAACGCCGTCGAGGTGGAGGAGGCGATCGCCACGCTGCGCGACGAGGGGCCGCCGGACCTCACCGAGCTGTGCCTGACGCTGGGGGCCGAGATGCTCGTGCTGGGCGGTGCCGCGCCGGACCGCCAGGCAGCCCGCGCGCGGCTGGAAGCCCGCCTGCGCGACGGGTCGGCCCTCGACCGCTTCCGCCGCATGGTCGAGGCGCAGGGTGGGGATCCCCGGGTGGTGGACGACCCCACGCGCCTGCCTCAGGCCGCCCTCCTGCTACCGGTGGAGGCCCCCCACGGTGGTGTGGTGGCCGCGATCGACGCGGAGGCGGTGGGCCTGGCGGCCATGGCGCTGGGGGCGGGGCGGGCCCGGCAGGAAGACGCCATCGACCCGGCGGTGGGCGTGCGCCTGCAGCGCAAGGTGGGGGAGCACGTGGCGGCCGGCGACGCCCTGGCCACGGTCCTGGCCAACGACGCCGCGCGGGCGCCGGCGGCGCGGCGGCGTCTGCTGGCGGCGTACCGCATCGCCGACGCGGCCCCGCCGGCGCGTCCGCTCATCCACGGCCGCGTCGAAGCGCCGCCCCGCCCGTGA
- a CDS encoding AAA family ATPase: MKLLIPDPSLVVLCGPAGSGKSTFARRHFRPTQIVSSDACRAMIADDEADISVSREAFELFHFIIDLRLRHCRLTVADSTALRAEARRDLLRLARRHQVPAVLVVFDVSEERAYALDTRRERRVGRAVIRRQWEALQRALMTIPQEGFDQVYVLGEDDVTSATVEVVAEASQRGKAEPGEK, translated from the coding sequence GTGAAGCTCCTCATCCCCGACCCGTCGCTGGTGGTGCTGTGCGGCCCGGCGGGCAGCGGCAAGTCCACCTTCGCCCGCCGCCACTTCCGCCCCACCCAGATCGTCTCCTCCGACGCCTGCCGGGCCATGATCGCCGACGACGAGGCGGACATCTCGGTCTCGCGCGAGGCCTTCGAGCTCTTCCACTTCATCATCGACCTGCGGTTGCGCCACTGCCGGCTGACGGTGGCGGACAGCACCGCGCTGCGTGCGGAGGCCCGCCGCGACCTCCTGCGCCTGGCCCGCCGCCACCAGGTGCCGGCGGTGCTGGTGGTCTTCGACGTCAGCGAGGAGCGGGCGTATGCCCTGGACACCCGGCGGGAGCGCCGGGTGGGGCGGGCGGTGATCCGCCGGCAGTGGGAGGCGCTGCAGCGGGCGCTGATGACCATCCCCCAGGAGGGGTTCGACCAGGTCTACGTGCTGGGCGAAGACGACGTCACCTCGGCCACCGTCGAGGTGGTCGCGGAGGCGTCGCAGCGGGGGAAAGCCGAGCCGGGAGAGAAGTAA
- a CDS encoding 3-hydroxybutyryl-CoA dehydrogenase: MAIERVGVVGCGLMGSGIAETCARAGYRVVVREVSADLLARGLARIDASLGRAVERGKLDQAAARAARERIRGTVDLADLRECDLVIEAVVELMAEKKAVFGELDRLCPPHTWFASNTSSLSITEMAAATGRPERVVGMHFFNPVPVMPLVEVVRGLRTAEATVEAAKAFAATLGKRVVVVKDSPGFIVNRLLVPYLLDAVRALELGVASREDIDTAVTLGLNHPMGPLTLLDFVGLDTTYYIAQAMYEEFRDPRYAPPPLLRRMVLAGYLGRKTGRGFYEYEPPPGGTG; this comes from the coding sequence GTGGCGATCGAACGTGTCGGGGTGGTGGGGTGCGGCCTGATGGGCTCGGGGATCGCCGAGACGTGCGCCCGGGCGGGGTACCGGGTGGTGGTGCGCGAGGTCTCCGCGGACCTGCTGGCGCGAGGGCTGGCGCGCATCGACGCCTCGCTGGGCCGGGCGGTGGAACGCGGCAAGCTCGACCAGGCCGCCGCCCGGGCCGCCCGGGAACGCATCCGCGGCACGGTGGACCTGGCCGACCTGCGGGAGTGCGACCTCGTCATCGAGGCGGTGGTCGAGCTGATGGCCGAGAAGAAGGCGGTCTTCGGCGAGCTCGACCGCCTCTGCCCGCCGCACACCTGGTTCGCCTCCAACACCTCCTCGCTCTCCATCACCGAGATGGCGGCGGCCACCGGGCGCCCGGAGCGGGTGGTGGGGATGCACTTCTTCAACCCGGTGCCGGTGATGCCGCTGGTGGAGGTCGTGCGCGGCCTGCGCACCGCCGAGGCGACGGTGGAGGCGGCGAAGGCCTTCGCGGCCACCCTGGGCAAGCGGGTGGTGGTGGTGAAGGACTCCCCCGGCTTCATCGTCAACCGGCTGCTGGTGCCCTACCTGCTGGACGCGGTGCGGGCGCTGGAGCTGGGGGTGGCCTCGCGTGAGGACATCGACACCGCGGTCACCCTGGGCCTCAACCACCCCATGGGCCCGCTCACCCTGCTGGACTTCGTCGGGCTGGACACCACCTACTACATCGCCCAGGCCATGTACGAGGAGTTCAGGGACCCCCGCTACGCGCCGCCGCCGCTGCTCAGGCGGATGGTCCTGGCCGGCTACCTGGGGCGGAAGACCGGACGGGGGTTCTACGAGTACGAGCCGCCACCCGGCGGGACAGGATGA